One segment of Fibrobacter succinogenes DNA contains the following:
- a CDS encoding TatD family hydrolase: MFIDTHCHIDSYERHAGESFDALLERFQTARFTTERSSAKEKAAASKIAQPEAFIHVACDPADFDRACELSEKYPFVYTAYGIHPEYVETETAEDETRLLEYLAHPKCVACGEFGLDYHYGAETKAAQVKLFERHLQLGIESSKPLVLHLREADDDALAVLRAASLHNRNIHVHCFTGTPEFVEQLLQLDANIFVGFTGIVTFNNAQNVRDAAALVPLGQMLLETDAPYMAPVPFRGKPCHSGYIPFIADKLAEIKNVPVEDLYKHCRENTRKCYGI, encoded by the coding sequence ATGTTCATCGATACTCATTGTCACATCGACTCTTACGAGCGCCATGCGGGCGAATCCTTTGACGCGCTTCTCGAACGTTTCCAAACCGCCAGATTCACGACCGAACGCAGCTCCGCCAAAGAAAAAGCGGCAGCCTCCAAGATTGCACAACCCGAAGCATTTATCCACGTCGCCTGCGACCCGGCTGACTTTGACCGCGCCTGCGAACTCAGCGAAAAATATCCATTCGTCTACACCGCTTACGGCATCCATCCCGAGTATGTAGAAACAGAGACCGCCGAAGACGAAACTCGACTTCTCGAATACCTCGCCCACCCCAAATGCGTCGCCTGCGGAGAATTCGGCCTCGATTACCATTACGGCGCCGAAACAAAGGCCGCTCAAGTCAAGCTCTTCGAACGCCATTTGCAACTCGGCATCGAAAGCAGCAAGCCACTCGTACTCCACCTCCGCGAAGCCGATGACGACGCCCTCGCCGTGCTCCGCGCCGCGAGCCTCCACAACCGCAACATTCACGTCCACTGCTTTACAGGCACGCCAGAATTCGTCGAACAACTCCTTCAGCTAGACGCAAACATCTTCGTCGGATTCACGGGAATCGTCACGTTCAACAACGCACAAAACGTCCGAGACGCAGCAGCGCTCGTACCGCTCGGTCAAATGCTTTTGGAGACCGACGCCCCTTACATGGCGCCCGTCCCCTTCCGCGGAAAGCCCTGCCATTCCGGCTACATTCCGTTCATTGCCGACAAACTCGCCGAAATAAAAAACGTGCCCGTAGAAGATCTCTACAAGCACTGTCGTGAAAACACAAGAAAGTGTTATGGGATTTAA
- the greA gene encoding transcription elongation factor GreA, whose translation MKHLISKEGFEKFKAEWEHLKYVERPAMINQVQAAAAEGDRSENAAYTYGRMRVREIDRRLRELDRILDGAQIVENAATKDGSIRFGATVKMLDKKTKREKVYSIVGDKEIDPLQGRISMKSPIGEALQGKKAGDTIEVQAPRGKIVYEILEVNY comes from the coding sequence ATGAAACACTTGATTTCGAAAGAAGGCTTTGAAAAGTTCAAGGCAGAATGGGAACATCTCAAATATGTCGAACGCCCGGCAATGATCAACCAGGTGCAAGCCGCTGCTGCCGAAGGCGACCGCAGCGAAAACGCCGCCTACACTTACGGGCGTATGCGCGTGCGCGAAATTGACCGCCGCTTGCGTGAACTCGACCGCATTCTGGATGGTGCACAGATTGTCGAAAACGCCGCTACCAAGGACGGTTCCATCCGCTTTGGCGCAACAGTCAAGATGCTTGACAAGAAAACCAAGCGCGAAAAGGTCTACAGCATCGTTGGCGACAAGGAAATCGACCCGCTCCAGGGACGCATCAGCATGAAGTCCCCCATCGGTGAAGCGCTCCAAGGCAAAAAAGCCGGCGACACCATCGAAGTCCAAGCCCCCCGCGGAAAAATTGTTTACGAGATTCTGGAAGTAAACTACTAG
- a CDS encoding zinc ribbon domain-containing protein codes for MNVPEILKNIREKHNLTQEQMAERVHVTRQAVSRWETGETQPNTEMLKVLSKEFNVSINTLLGAPRQLFCQCCGMPLGDDAIISREIDGSFNEDYCKWCYADGKFAYTSKDSLLDFLISHMPNPENKPDNERRAFFDSHLSQLKHWK; via the coding sequence ATGAACGTCCCAGAAATACTCAAGAATATTCGCGAAAAACACAACCTGACTCAAGAACAGATGGCCGAACGCGTACACGTGACGAGACAAGCCGTAAGCCGTTGGGAAACTGGCGAAACACAGCCAAACACCGAGATGCTTAAAGTTCTATCCAAGGAATTTAACGTTTCAATCAACACATTGCTAGGCGCTCCGCGCCAGCTTTTCTGCCAATGCTGCGGAATGCCCCTCGGTGACGACGCCATCATCAGCCGCGAAATCGACGGCAGTTTCAACGAAGATTACTGCAAATGGTGCTATGCAGACGGCAAGTTCGCCTACACCAGCAAAGACTCGTTGCTTGATTTTCTTATTTCGCACATGCCGAATCCAGAAAACAAGCCCGACAACGAACGACGAGCCTTTTTTGATTCGCACCTTTCGCAGCTGAAACACTGGAAATAA
- a CDS encoding FdtA/QdtA family cupin domain-containing protein: MEWNEQQLKEPRLIDIPIAHDQRGNLSVVEGGELIPFDIKRVYYLYDVPGGTTRGGHAHRKLRQLIIAASGSFDVILDDGKTRSKYSLNRSYHGLYIPTMHWREIENFSSGAVCMVLASEHYDESDYIYEYEDFLKESLELKA, encoded by the coding sequence ATGGAATGGAACGAACAACAGTTGAAAGAACCCCGTTTGATTGATATCCCCATCGCCCACGACCAGCGCGGCAACTTGAGCGTAGTCGAAGGCGGCGAGTTAATTCCCTTTGATATCAAGCGCGTGTATTATCTGTACGACGTTCCAGGCGGAACGACACGTGGAGGCCATGCCCATCGCAAGCTTCGCCAGTTAATCATTGCCGCTAGCGGTAGCTTCGATGTGATTCTGGACGATGGAAAAACTCGATCCAAGTATTCGCTGAACCGTTCCTATCACGGGCTCTATATTCCTACAATGCACTGGCGCGAAATCGAGAATTTCTCTTCGGGAGCCGTGTGCATGGTGCTTGCCTCGGAGCATTACGACGAAAGCGATTACATCTATGAGTATGAAGATTTTTTGAAAGAAAGCTTAGAACTTAAAGCTTAG
- a CDS encoding bifunctional diguanylate cyclase/phosphodiesterase, whose translation MFAESIPDILNFSEHAYDFVPYFLAIVFLAYVALFYKFPLDSRKIRNDVDIPEPKVVEPIRDLKKDLLEKDEMFQMMIDVSSDGFWTFDVASGKVYWSNRIAKLLDAENTSLEDSFEPLQKRVIESDWNAFREQLNAALQKAGTFSCNLTLLDASKKNAKFVISGRVQSNDLGRPIRVIGSLTEKIERKSEEREAYNFVYQDALTGVYNRKYFLEKLKMDVDIAAKRPDYVFAVALLDIDSFGAINASYSINIGDNVLRTIADRLKSIARPDDCVARIGPDVFALILHNIESRDPNDDLIPLVRNIHNKVKAPILLEGKDLYISVSMSIVINQDVDCVEDILANANASLRDMKKGINHGGIQFFSGGIREKAMKLYKLEFEIRRAIQAQEFVLMYQPIVDIRAGNKIVGFEALVRWNQSERGIISPAEFIPIAEETGLIVPMGALILRMACRQTKLWVDMGYKDIQVAVNFSAKQFSMDSMVDDVRRVLTETNLNPRNLKLEITEYTAMCEADKTIEIMRALSNMGIQISIDDFGTGYSSLSYLKRYPVHTLKMDKYFVDHVADNEEDAAFARMVIGIAKSLNLDLIAEGVETKEQLDFLYCEGCRLIQGFYFSRPLNTEMALEYMKNHYNVPVQGSTFETEQEAVKV comes from the coding sequence TTGTTCGCAGAATCTATTCCAGATATTCTGAACTTTTCTGAGCACGCTTATGATTTCGTGCCGTATTTCTTGGCAATAGTGTTTCTGGCGTATGTTGCGCTATTTTACAAGTTCCCCCTAGATAGTCGCAAAATTAGGAACGATGTGGATATTCCTGAACCGAAAGTGGTTGAGCCTATTCGTGACCTTAAAAAAGATCTTCTCGAAAAAGATGAAATGTTCCAGATGATGATCGATGTATCGTCGGATGGTTTTTGGACGTTTGATGTAGCGTCGGGTAAGGTTTATTGGTCAAATCGCATTGCCAAGTTGCTTGATGCCGAAAATACAAGCCTTGAAGATTCCTTTGAGCCTTTGCAAAAACGTGTGATTGAGAGCGACTGGAATGCGTTCCGTGAACAGCTGAATGCGGCATTGCAAAAGGCTGGCACATTCTCTTGCAATTTAACTTTGCTGGATGCTTCTAAGAAAAATGCTAAGTTTGTTATTAGCGGACGTGTACAAAGTAATGACTTGGGCCGCCCAATTCGAGTGATTGGTTCCTTGACCGAAAAGATTGAACGCAAGTCGGAAGAACGCGAAGCTTATAATTTTGTTTATCAAGATGCGTTGACGGGTGTTTATAATCGCAAGTATTTCCTCGAAAAACTCAAGATGGATGTTGATATTGCTGCTAAACGTCCGGATTATGTTTTTGCAGTTGCGCTTTTAGATATCGATAGTTTTGGTGCTATCAATGCTTCTTATTCTATCAATATTGGTGATAATGTTCTTCGTACGATTGCAGACCGTTTAAAATCGATTGCTCGCCCGGATGATTGCGTGGCTCGTATTGGACCTGATGTTTTTGCTCTTATTTTACACAATATCGAAAGCCGCGATCCTAATGATGATTTGATTCCGCTTGTTCGTAATATTCATAATAAAGTCAAAGCTCCAATTCTTTTAGAAGGCAAGGATCTTTATATTAGCGTCTCGATGTCTATTGTGATAAATCAAGATGTCGATTGCGTTGAAGATATTCTTGCCAATGCAAACGCAAGCCTTCGCGATATGAAGAAAGGTATTAACCACGGCGGTATCCAATTCTTTAGCGGTGGTATTCGCGAAAAGGCGATGAAGCTTTATAAGCTTGAGTTCGAAATTCGCAGAGCAATTCAGGCTCAAGAATTTGTTCTCATGTACCAGCCAATTGTCGATATTCGTGCCGGAAATAAAATTGTCGGATTCGAAGCGCTTGTGCGTTGGAACCAGTCTGAACGTGGTATTATTTCTCCTGCTGAATTTATTCCGATTGCCGAAGAAACGGGGCTTATTGTGCCGATGGGCGCGCTGATTTTGCGCATGGCATGCCGCCAGACAAAGCTTTGGGTCGATATGGGCTATAAGGATATTCAAGTTGCGGTGAACTTCTCGGCAAAGCAGTTCTCGATGGACTCGATGGTTGATGATGTGCGTCGTGTTTTGACCGAAACGAACTTGAATCCGCGTAATTTGAAGCTTGAGATTACGGAATATACGGCAATGTGCGAAGCCGATAAGACAATTGAAATTATGCGTGCTCTTTCGAACATGGGCATCCAGATTTCGATTGATGACTTTGGTACCGGTTATAGTTCGCTTTCGTACTTGAAACGTTATCCGGTGCATACGCTCAAGATGGACAAGTACTTTGTGGACCATGTGGCCGATAACGAAGAAGATGCCGCTTTTGCCCGCATGGTGATTGGTATTGCAAAGTCCTTGAATTTAGACCTTATTGCAGAAGGTGTGGAAACTAAGGAACAGTTGGACTTCCTTTATTGCGAAGGATGCCGCTTGATTCAGGGATTCTACTTTAGCAGACCGCTTAATACGGAGATGGCGCTAGAGTATATGAAGAATCATTATAATGTTCCGGTGCAGGGTTCCACCTTCGAAACGGAACAGGAAGCCGTTAAGGTTTAA
- a CDS encoding DUF1015 domain-containing protein gives MMHIYPFKALRPVNPAEAETISALPYDVMNRAEAKAMAEGLPHSYLRVTRAELELPDSVDAYDPKVYAHARENLDKMIEDGVIAFDKKPCLYVYRQTMNGREQYGLVCCVPAADYFNGTIKKHELTRADKEEDRLRHVLATNANTGPVFLTYRDNGQFDIFGAVTKRKPVYDFVSKGDGFGHTVWVIDDDAEIEAIRKSFESVPVSYIADGHHRSAAGARAASYRAEQNPNNTGNEEYNRYLAILFPSTQLKILDYNRVLKDLNGRTPEQLMEEMKLVFDIEELDSMQSPAKQNQVNFYMGGKWYACTFKDKFLKNLGPVDSLDVALLQKLVLKPLFDIDDPRTSKRIDFVGGIRGLGELVKRVDSGECACAFAMYPTTLDQLMSIADAGEIMPPKSTWFEPKLRDGLLVHTLD, from the coding sequence ATGATGCACATCTATCCGTTCAAGGCTTTGCGTCCGGTGAACCCGGCTGAAGCTGAGACCATCTCTGCGCTCCCTTACGACGTGATGAACCGCGCCGAAGCCAAGGCTATGGCTGAAGGACTCCCGCATTCTTATTTGCGCGTGACCCGTGCCGAACTTGAACTTCCGGATTCCGTTGACGCTTACGATCCGAAGGTTTACGCTCATGCTCGTGAAAATCTTGACAAGATGATTGAAGACGGTGTTATTGCCTTCGACAAGAAGCCTTGCCTTTATGTTTATCGTCAGACCATGAACGGTCGTGAACAGTACGGCCTTGTTTGCTGCGTTCCGGCTGCAGATTATTTCAATGGCACGATCAAGAAGCACGAACTTACCCGCGCAGACAAGGAAGAAGATCGCTTGCGCCATGTGCTTGCTACGAATGCCAACACGGGTCCGGTGTTCCTCACTTATCGCGATAACGGCCAGTTCGATATTTTCGGTGCCGTGACCAAGCGCAAGCCTGTTTACGACTTCGTGAGCAAGGGCGATGGCTTTGGCCACACGGTTTGGGTCATCGATGATGACGCTGAAATCGAAGCTATTCGCAAGTCCTTTGAATCTGTGCCGGTGAGCTATATTGCTGACGGTCACCACCGCAGTGCTGCTGGTGCCCGTGCAGCCAGCTACCGTGCCGAACAGAATCCGAACAACACGGGCAACGAAGAATACAACCGTTACCTCGCCATCCTCTTCCCGAGCACCCAGCTCAAGATTCTCGATTACAACCGCGTCTTGAAGGACTTGAACGGTCGTACTCCGGAACAGCTCATGGAAGAAATGAAGCTTGTGTTCGACATTGAAGAACTCGATTCTATGCAGAGCCCGGCCAAGCAGAACCAGGTGAACTTCTACATGGGCGGCAAGTGGTATGCTTGCACGTTTAAGGACAAGTTCCTCAAGAACTTGGGCCCGGTCGATAGCCTTGATGTGGCTCTCCTCCAGAAGCTCGTGTTGAAGCCGCTTTTTGACATTGACGATCCGCGTACATCGAAGCGCATCGACTTTGTCGGTGGCATCCGTGGTCTTGGCGAACTGGTGAAGCGCGTCGATAGCGGTGAATGCGCCTGCGCCTTTGCTATGTACCCGACCACGCTCGATCAGCTCATGAGCATTGCTGACGCTGGTGAAATCATGCCGCCGAAGAGCACGTGGTTCGAACCGAAGCTCCGCGACGGTCTCTTGGTCCACACGCTCGACTAA
- a CDS encoding fibrobacter succinogenes major paralogous domain-containing protein, with product MLLKNLWCGKTSLRRCVAVAAVSSLLVLAACGGDSGTSASNNDGTSDSEEIQSSSSSTKVESSSSVILSGDSHEESSSSSSSSLKSVSSSSKQLSSSSSGKNGDGWSWDVPKEDRLNPEIAYDSMTDSRDGQIYKTVKIGNQVWMAENLNYADSVKTPSLIGKNWCYANKAENCAVTGRLYTWAAAIDSVKLATDAGNPQDCGLDKSCTLPDTVQGICPPGWHLPEKKEWDTLLTKVGGEATALNVLKSQTGWFRKGNGSDDVGFSALPAGDRINNGNFFDIGKLAGFWSASETDYNYANALDLGYCSNYAALGYYNKSFGFSVRCLKD from the coding sequence ATGTTGTTGAAGAATTTGTGGTGTGGAAAGACGTCTTTGCGTAGGTGCGTGGCTGTTGCTGCTGTTTCTAGTTTGCTTGTGCTTGCGGCCTGCGGTGGCGATAGCGGTACTAGCGCTTCAAACAACGATGGAACGTCTGATTCTGAAGAGATTCAGAGTTCTTCTAGCAGCACAAAAGTTGAATCATCGTCCAGCGTCATTCTGAGTGGCGATAGCCATGAAGAATCTAGTAGCAGTTCATCATCGAGTTTGAAGTCTGTTTCATCTTCTAGCAAGCAGTTGAGTTCCTCTTCGAGCGGGAAAAATGGTGATGGCTGGAGCTGGGACGTGCCGAAGGAAGATCGTTTGAATCCTGAAATAGCCTACGACTCAATGACGGATTCCCGCGATGGTCAAATCTATAAGACTGTGAAAATTGGTAATCAGGTCTGGATGGCTGAAAATTTGAACTATGCCGATAGTGTCAAAACTCCGAGCTTAATAGGTAAAAATTGGTGCTATGCCAATAAGGCTGAAAATTGTGCCGTGACTGGCCGCCTTTACACCTGGGCGGCGGCGATTGACTCGGTGAAGCTCGCGACTGATGCCGGCAATCCGCAGGACTGCGGTTTGGACAAAAGCTGTACTCTGCCTGATACGGTGCAGGGCATTTGTCCGCCGGGCTGGCATTTACCGGAGAAAAAAGAGTGGGATACTTTGCTTACCAAAGTCGGTGGGGAAGCAACGGCACTCAATGTTCTCAAGTCGCAGACGGGGTGGTTTCGTAAAGGCAACGGCTCGGATGATGTGGGCTTTTCCGCACTGCCTGCTGGCGACAGGATCAACAATGGCAATTTCTTCGACATTGGCAAACTCGCCGGCTTCTGGAGTGCTTCTGAGACAGATTACAACTACGCCAATGCCTTGGACTTGGGCTACTGCAGCAACTATGCGGCCCTGGGTTACTACAACAAGAGCTTCGGTTTTTCTGTTCGTTGCCTGAAGGACTAG